Within Syntrophorhabdaceae bacterium, the genomic segment CCCCTTGCCTTCTGTCTGTTTCAGGATCTCTTCAAGGTCTTTCAGGTCATGGCCGGATACAAGTATCGCCTTGCCCTTTTTCGCGCCGAGGGGTACCTTCGTCGGCACAGGATGACCGTAGGAGTCCGTATTCGCCGCGTCGAGAAGCTCCATTGCCCTCAGGTTGATCTCCCCGCATTTAAGGACCATCGACAGCCATTCATCAAGAGACAGCGTATTCTCCAGGATCGCCCTTAATGCCTCGTGGATGTAAGCGTATACGGCATCGTCTTCCTTCCCGAGAAGTTGTGCGTGGTAGGCATATGCTGCAACCCCCTTGAGCCCGAAGAGAAGGGTATGTATGAGGGAGGTGATATCCGGGTTCGCGTTCCCCAGGCTTTTCAACCCAAAGGATTCCCCCTGCCTTACGAGTCCGTCAGGTGATACTTCAGGTTTTATAAGGCTGCGGCCTTCCGGAAAACCAATATTACCGCCCTTTGTTTTTATTGTATCCATCAGCCCGTCTCTCAGTTTAACGGCTTGCCGGATAAGCGATGTGAGCCGTGATGGATCGAAATCGACGTTTGTCAGCGTATGGAAGAGCGCCTCGGCAGTAAAGACGTCGACCTCGCGGTCGGCTAACCCCAGCCTCCTCGCCTCCACGGCATAATAAGAGAGCTCCTCGAGCAGATATACCAGAAGGTCCTGAAGCGCTGCCACATCGGGTTGCTTACCGCAGACACCCACTTTACTGCATCCTTCACCTTTTGCCGTCTGTTCACACTGATAACAAAACATATATCCCTCCTTGATTGTTTTTATTTGTTTCATTGTATTAAATATAAGGCGGGATCAATCAGCGTGCCTTGACTTAAGTCAAAAAAAAGAAAAAATAACCAATAACCAAACATCAATCACCAGTTAATACCCAATAACCAATGACCGAATCACCAAACGGGAAACAATACCTACAAGTCTTTATTTGGTTATTGAATATTGGGTATTGGTGATTAATTGGAGCTTGGTTATTGGTGTTTGGGTATTATCAGCATTAGGATTGAAGCGGTGGTTTCGTTACGGTGCGAAATTTGATAACTGGTAGGGGGCCTCTTTTTCCTCAAGGATCTCCTTCTTCTCAAAGTAGATCTCTTTGTCGGCAATCTCCCTCAGCGCCGTCACGATCTCTTTGTTGGAAGACTTTACAAGCGGTTTGGCGCCCTTTATCAGTTGTTTTGTCCTTTTTGCCGCCAGGTGGACAAGCTCGAAGCGGTTCTCCACCGTATCCATGCAATCTTCAACAGTTATTCTTGCCATATACCGTTCTCCTTACATGTTCTATCGTCTTTTTGAAATCTTCATATGCCTGAGTGAGTTTAATGTTGGTAATAGTATACTCGAATTGATCTTTTTGTGCAATCTCTTCTTCTGTGCTTTTCATTCTTAAAGCGATTTCCTTTTCTCCTCTCAGGGTGAGTCTTTCAATAAGCTCGTCTTTTGAGGGCGGTGCAATGAATATAAGGTGGGCGTTTGCGCATTTTTCTTTGACACTGAGGGCGCCCTTGACATCGATGTCAAGGATAACATCAATGCCCTTTTGCATTATGTCCAGCACTTCCTGTCTCGGCGTGCCATAAAGATAGTTATGGACATTTTCCCATTCGAGGAAGAGTCCTTTTTCCAGCATCTCCTGAAAGGTCCTGTTGTCAACAAAGTAATAATCTTTTCCGTTTATCTCGCGGTCCCTTTTCTGTCTTGTCGTGTAAGAGACGGAGAACCTGCTGTTGGTATCGCTCTTTAAGAATCTCTCTATGATCGTTGATTTCCCAACCCCCGAAGGCCCCGAAACCACAATCAGACATCCCTTTTTCTTAGTATCCACACTCGTCACCGTTGCTAATATCAAAGAGCAATAAGTAGGCAGTAGGCAGTAGGCAGTAAAGGCATCTGCTCCCCGCTCCCTGCCTGACGTAAGTCACTCCACATTCTGCACCTGCTCGCGTATCTTTTCAATCTCTACCTTTATCTGGATGGCCCGTTCATTAATAAAAAGATCGTTTGCTTTGCTTCCTATGGTATTCGATTCCCTTACCATCTCCTGGATAATAAAATCGAGTTTTCTCCCTATGGGATCATCCGACTCAAGGGTATCCCTGAAATTTTCAATGTGACCCTTCAGCCGCACGATCTCTTCAGAGATATCGAGGCGCTCCATATAGATTGCCAGTTCCTGCAGCACCCTTGTCTCGTCAACAGATGATGTGTTTACGATCTCCGTGATCCTCTCCCGCAATTTACCTTCGTGCATTCTGATTGTCAGGGGCCATCGTTCTTCGACCGCGGAGATGTTCAACGCAATAGCGCCTGCCCTTGCCGCAAGGTCTTTCCTGATAAGTTCTCCTTCTTTTCCTCTTTCCAGGTTGAGCTGTATAAGCAGGCTCTCGAAAGATTTCATCAGTATGTCCTCATTGATGTTATTGTTCTCTTCGTATAAAAAGATGTCCTTAAAACTGAAGATATTATCGATCGTCAGATCACCCTTCAGCGCGTATTTTTCCTTTAAGGTTTTTACCATCTCCACATATTGCGCGAGAACGCTTTCGTTTATCTTCTGTATACCGGACTGTTCGGTTGACCGTTCCCATTTTATTGTAACGTCAACCTTACCCCGCTTGATATAGCGCTTGACGATCTCTCGCAGTTTTTGTTCATAGAGGTAATCGGCCCTGGGGAGCTTGATGCTGATCTCGAGGTAACGGCTGTTTAATGCCCGGGCCTCTCCGTAAAGCTTTCCTTCCGGGGATTCGGTTTCCAGTTTTGCAAATCCTGTCATACTTTTTGGCATCGCAGCACCTTTTTATAGTTTTCTCTCCATTCATTGAAGACGGAGATTGTCTTTGCCTCGCTGTAATCCGGGTATGTCCATTCGAGCGGTCTGTATGTTCCGCTGCTGTACGCGAGAGTCAGATCGGCGTATATCCCGCTGCCGATATAGATCCTGTGGGCAAAACCCTTCGTCGTCGCGAGTATAACATTTTCAAGGGAGATATATCCAGGGTCAATGTTCACCCTTCTCATGTGGTTCTCCGAGAAGGCGAGTTCTATCTCATTTGTCTTTAATTTGATCTGAGGGAGCAGTTCCCTCGGAAAGAGTTCCTCAAAAAGGATGAACACGCGTAGAAGGTCTT encodes:
- the rpoZ gene encoding DNA-directed RNA polymerase subunit omega; translation: MARITVEDCMDTVENRFELVHLAAKRTKQLIKGAKPLVKSSNKEIVTALREIADKEIYFEKKEILEEKEAPYQLSNFAP
- the gmk gene encoding guanylate kinase, yielding MDTKKKGCLIVVSGPSGVGKSTIIERFLKSDTNSRFSVSYTTRQKRDREINGKDYYFVDNRTFQEMLEKGLFLEWENVHNYLYGTPRQEVLDIMQKGIDVILDIDVKGALSVKEKCANAHLIFIAPPSKDELIERLTLRGEKEIALRMKSTEEEIAQKDQFEYTITNIKLTQAYEDFKKTIEHVRRTVYGKNNC
- a CDS encoding YicC family protein, with protein sequence MPKSMTGFAKLETESPEGKLYGEARALNSRYLEISIKLPRADYLYEQKLREIVKRYIKRGKVDVTIKWERSTEQSGIQKINESVLAQYVEMVKTLKEKYALKGDLTIDNIFSFKDIFLYEENNNINEDILMKSFESLLIQLNLERGKEGELIRKDLAARAGAIALNISAVEERWPLTIRMHEGKLRERITEIVNTSSVDETRVLQELAIYMERLDISEEIVRLKGHIENFRDTLESDDPIGRKLDFIIQEMVRESNTIGSKANDLFINERAIQIKVEIEKIREQVQNVE
- a CDS encoding DUF4416 family protein: MGIPKDPNPIKLFSSLIFREEAVLHDALKMLGDKIGMIQEKNQPTAFSHTDYYEKETGKDLLRVFILFEELFPRELLPQIKLKTNEIELAFSENHMRRVNIDPGYISLENVILATTKGFAHRIYIGSGIYADLTLAYSSGTYRPLEWTYPDYSEAKTISVFNEWRENYKKVLRCQKV